One segment of Rhodopirellula baltica SH 1 DNA contains the following:
- a CDS encoding sulfite exporter TauE/SafE family protein, which translates to MWMLASAVVTASLLGSMHCVGMCGPLAIWASGAGEKQPKSTVIWSTTLYHLGRLSTYVLAGLIAGTIGNLVEIGGETLGIQLAAARVVGSIMMGLGIWKLWQIVSVRSNAPKPITPSRIGGLLVRLRPLIFKLPVGGRALAIGMLTTLLPCGWLYLFALVAAGTGQTLNGGLVMAAFWLGTVPALTALIAGTQSLSRRFTKFIPTAAAATLIITGGYTASGRGFADLNSLTDIRANVDLDLNGTNSQQTLSELTETPLPCCCAEGIPCETPQE; encoded by the coding sequence ATGTGGATGTTAGCCAGTGCCGTCGTCACGGCCAGTTTATTAGGCAGCATGCACTGCGTTGGCATGTGCGGACCTCTGGCGATTTGGGCCAGCGGTGCTGGTGAGAAACAACCGAAGTCGACGGTGATTTGGTCCACGACGCTATATCACCTTGGTCGACTATCGACATACGTCTTGGCGGGACTGATCGCCGGCACCATTGGCAACTTGGTTGAAATTGGTGGCGAAACGCTCGGGATTCAGCTAGCTGCCGCACGTGTGGTTGGCTCGATCATGATGGGACTGGGCATTTGGAAACTTTGGCAAATCGTTTCCGTTCGCAGCAACGCCCCGAAACCAATCACCCCGTCTCGAATTGGTGGCCTGCTCGTACGGTTGCGCCCCCTGATTTTCAAATTGCCAGTCGGCGGACGAGCCCTTGCGATTGGAATGCTAACCACGTTGCTGCCTTGCGGATGGTTGTATTTGTTCGCTCTGGTCGCAGCGGGTACTGGGCAAACACTCAATGGTGGTTTGGTGATGGCAGCGTTTTGGTTGGGAACCGTTCCCGCGCTGACGGCGCTCATTGCGGGCACCCAATCGCTATCTCGCCGTTTCACTAAATTCATTCCCACCGCGGCCGCCGCGACGTTGATTATCACCGGTGGGTACACCGCATCAGGACGCGGCTTCGCGGATTTGAATTCATTGACAGATATCCGTGCCAATGTGGACTTGGATCTGAATGGCACAAACTCGCAGCAAACACTTTCCGAGCTGACCGAGACACCGCTGCCTTGCTGCTGCGCCGAGGGCATTCCCTGCGAAACGCCGCAGGAGTGA
- a CDS encoding helix-turn-helix domain-containing protein — MTRSSRPSRPRSLIKQLDASTARVWIIDAAGDLIHLSPSMAEWLGESTETDESQTVQTMSDQWVDALRPDPSIRIRGHQTRRITLSDHIGDSKGVGDREGVGESRTSDEALTAVAHWVSLGDSGYTIGCVGEFLRDSEVPLSDWLGEGGLRQESLLRELIAKHQTSNARTADILLAGESDAAELLRRRVTTATSMRCHLGLFTPTNSSSRELALRLHDASAPGESLTIVDGALMDAELLEAYAAPAIQSINQHDSHRSNATLLIERLDEMPDDAQVKLSQWVEVFGDHLRLIGMLDPARVVENHLHRGEPDDPLDAQIAELTHMPQAVTGIAKPLMNLMRAMPITIPRLKDRREDIPTLATALLREAHRSGQPQKRMSDSDLPRLGRDAMDALTLYPWPNDFDELAEAMGSALGRVVGDRIGRDHLPLVIRSYRVGPRTESEQEPERIENNFRIDSLDEAVQKYERELIERAMEASQGNKAEAARRLGISRARLLRKLDG, encoded by the coding sequence TTGACACGTTCTAGTCGACCGTCACGCCCCAGATCGCTCATCAAACAGCTCGATGCATCCACCGCACGCGTGTGGATCATCGATGCTGCCGGTGACCTGATTCACCTTTCGCCCTCAATGGCGGAGTGGCTGGGGGAATCCACCGAGACGGACGAGTCACAAACGGTCCAGACGATGTCCGACCAATGGGTCGACGCGCTGCGTCCCGATCCATCGATCCGTATTAGAGGTCACCAAACCCGACGGATCACTCTTTCAGACCATATTGGCGATTCAAAGGGTGTCGGCGATCGAGAGGGTGTCGGCGAGAGTCGCACCAGCGATGAAGCGTTGACCGCGGTCGCCCATTGGGTATCACTCGGCGACAGCGGCTACACGATTGGCTGCGTTGGTGAATTTCTTCGTGATAGCGAAGTGCCGCTTTCCGACTGGCTGGGTGAAGGCGGACTGCGTCAGGAGTCGCTGCTTCGCGAATTGATTGCCAAGCATCAAACCTCCAATGCCCGCACCGCGGACATTTTGCTGGCGGGAGAATCCGACGCCGCGGAGTTGCTGCGTCGACGCGTGACCACCGCAACTTCGATGCGATGTCATCTTGGTCTGTTCACGCCAACCAATTCGAGCAGTCGTGAACTGGCGTTGCGACTTCACGACGCGTCCGCACCTGGCGAATCACTCACGATCGTCGACGGAGCCTTGATGGATGCCGAGCTTTTGGAAGCTTACGCTGCTCCGGCGATCCAATCGATCAACCAACACGATTCCCATCGCAGCAACGCGACGCTGCTGATCGAACGTCTGGATGAAATGCCCGACGATGCCCAAGTCAAATTAAGTCAGTGGGTGGAAGTGTTTGGCGACCACCTTCGTCTCATCGGCATGCTTGATCCTGCGCGTGTCGTGGAGAACCATTTGCATCGCGGCGAACCCGATGATCCTTTGGATGCGCAAATTGCTGAACTGACTCATATGCCGCAAGCGGTCACGGGCATCGCTAAGCCATTGATGAACCTGATGCGTGCCATGCCAATCACGATCCCTCGATTGAAGGATCGTCGCGAGGACATCCCGACGTTGGCAACGGCGTTGCTTCGGGAGGCTCATCGATCTGGCCAACCGCAGAAGCGAATGTCCGACTCTGATCTGCCCCGCTTGGGTCGCGACGCGATGGACGCGTTGACACTGTATCCCTGGCCGAATGATTTTGATGAACTTGCCGAAGCGATGGGCTCTGCACTTGGTCGCGTTGTGGGAGATCGAATCGGGCGTGATCACCTGCCCCTGGTCATTCGTTCCTATCGAGTCGGCCCTCGAACCGAATCGGAACAAGAACCCGAAAGAATCGAAAACAACTTCCGGATCGATTCACTGGACGAGGCTGTTCAGAAGTATGAACGAGAATTGATCGAACGAGCGATGGAAGCGTCGCAAGGCAACAAGGCCGAAGCGGCTCGCCGTTTGGGAATCAGCCGTGCTCGATTGCTGCGAAAGCTGGACGGATGA
- a CDS encoding esterase/lipase family protein has product MDRHSLKIAKLHDHDTHDLVIATHGFLSNGKSLDPIADSLTSAGYETLVWDYPSLRGSILSHAGCLTAVIQKALCRPDIGRIHFVTHSMGGIIARAAIAQSRMETIAKKRCGRLLMMAPPNRGSWLTRLPLGPFANRFPQLAELSENESSLVNQLPRPHRIDVGVIAAQKDWIVSESATHLDGQADHAVIATSHQRLVQHPLAIEMTLRFLEEGRLRTVAETDAAAMTIPIRPQTELNDSVHDERTAGNQRRAA; this is encoded by the coding sequence ATGGACCGCCACTCGCTCAAAATTGCAAAATTGCACGATCACGACACCCACGACTTGGTGATCGCAACTCACGGTTTCCTTTCCAACGGAAAAAGCCTGGATCCAATCGCGGATTCGCTAACGTCCGCCGGGTATGAAACTTTGGTGTGGGATTACCCCAGCTTGCGCGGTTCGATTTTGTCGCATGCAGGTTGCCTTACTGCGGTGATTCAGAAAGCCCTCTGCAGACCCGACATCGGACGAATCCACTTCGTTACACACAGCATGGGCGGCATCATTGCGAGAGCGGCCATCGCCCAATCTCGCATGGAAACGATCGCGAAAAAGCGTTGTGGCCGATTGCTGATGATGGCACCGCCGAATCGCGGTTCTTGGCTGACAAGATTGCCACTCGGGCCGTTCGCGAACCGTTTTCCACAACTCGCGGAACTGTCCGAGAACGAGAGCAGCCTGGTCAACCAGCTACCGCGTCCTCATCGAATTGATGTCGGCGTGATCGCGGCGCAGAAAGACTGGATCGTTTCTGAGAGTGCGACCCACCTGGACGGGCAAGCCGATCATGCCGTGATTGCGACGTCGCATCAGCGATTGGTTCAACATCCGCTCGCCATCGAGATGACGCTTCGCTTCCTCGAAGAAGGGAGATTGCGAACGGTTGCCGAAACCGATGCGGCGGCAATGACGATTCCAATTCGTCCGCAGACCGAACTGAACGATTCAGTCCACGACGAGCGAACGGCGGGCAATCAACGGCGTGCCGCCTGA
- a CDS encoding nuclear calmodulin-binding protein, protein MYQRATILAAAAVVFIVGFACDSHHAAAQGYGAPVAMGAGGTLPNAMGQMGYQGQRAYGQSWGSSAANTDWNRMYHYPYVYYPQNFWGQDYYKSSDSLYHRYPTEMRIPVYNKSWHNYYPSNRRFHKGHHFILDTF, encoded by the coding sequence ATGTACCAACGAGCTACCATCTTGGCCGCAGCAGCGGTCGTCTTCATTGTGGGCTTTGCCTGCGATTCTCATCACGCCGCCGCTCAGGGCTACGGTGCCCCTGTGGCAATGGGAGCCGGTGGAACCCTTCCCAATGCGATGGGTCAAATGGGCTACCAGGGCCAGCGTGCTTATGGCCAAAGCTGGGGATCATCCGCCGCCAACACCGATTGGAACCGGATGTACCACTATCCCTATGTCTATTACCCCCAAAACTTCTGGGGCCAGGATTATTACAAGAGCAGCGACAGCTTGTATCATCGCTACCCAACGGAAATGAGAATTCCCGTTTACAATAAAAGCTGGCACAACTATTACCCCAGCAATCGCCGGTTCCACAAAGGGCACCACTTCATTCTTGACACGTTCTAG
- a CDS encoding class I SAM-dependent methyltransferase has protein sequence MTSSSVDLEVTDELREAMRDCIAGRLHSPVMQTLSSGTKAILKDIAGLQTRAIATLGPPKREGESWWVTRRAIQQSTTLRVADFKATWFGDQPVTDICCGIGGDLIALARRGPATGIDASQSVLSFTAANLITADVTAKLRCLDVMQSKPAEVADGSKWIHIDPDRRADNQRHTQPDAWLPSWERTKQLLGQAEGGLVKMAPATTLDSSVTQSCHLMWISSGGSVREQTAIWGKLPTPPKISSDEQDWQVGGRSAVILKHDSAHRFGCSSDNWTESAPSTSSVESWMIDPDGAIRAAGLTDHFARRHHAKTLGGPSGFLTADWNETDVENPSSQASIRELAMFAKIRDRLSCDDRALRRYFRKAKSYPEIIKVRGVDIDPAKLGKKLRECGETPLALWIGRNGKKTYAVVTNLPQQAPTF, from the coding sequence GTGACCTCGTCATCGGTTGATTTGGAAGTCACGGACGAACTGCGTGAGGCCATGCGAGATTGCATCGCCGGACGCCTGCATTCGCCGGTGATGCAAACACTGTCCAGTGGAACCAAGGCGATCCTAAAAGACATCGCGGGATTGCAAACCCGAGCGATCGCCACGCTTGGTCCACCTAAACGGGAAGGCGAATCATGGTGGGTGACTCGACGAGCGATCCAACAATCCACCACCCTGCGAGTCGCGGACTTCAAAGCAACCTGGTTTGGCGATCAGCCGGTTACGGACATTTGCTGTGGCATTGGTGGCGACCTGATCGCTTTGGCCCGTCGGGGCCCAGCCACCGGGATCGACGCAAGCCAATCGGTTCTCTCGTTCACCGCCGCGAATTTGATCACGGCCGATGTCACCGCGAAGCTGCGTTGTTTGGATGTGATGCAATCGAAACCGGCTGAGGTTGCCGATGGCTCGAAATGGATTCACATCGATCCCGACCGAAGAGCCGACAATCAACGACACACTCAACCTGATGCTTGGCTGCCGAGTTGGGAACGTACCAAGCAGTTGCTTGGTCAGGCCGAAGGTGGTTTGGTAAAGATGGCTCCCGCGACAACGCTTGATTCATCCGTCACACAGTCTTGTCACCTGATGTGGATCTCATCCGGGGGAAGCGTCCGTGAGCAAACCGCGATCTGGGGCAAACTTCCAACACCACCGAAAATTTCGAGCGATGAACAGGATTGGCAGGTCGGTGGACGATCCGCAGTCATTCTGAAGCATGACTCTGCTCATCGTTTCGGTTGCAGTTCGGACAACTGGACGGAGTCCGCACCATCCACATCTTCGGTCGAAAGCTGGATGATCGATCCGGATGGAGCCATTCGCGCAGCGGGACTGACGGACCATTTCGCTCGTCGTCATCACGCCAAAACGTTGGGCGGACCGTCCGGATTCTTGACCGCCGATTGGAATGAAACGGACGTCGAAAATCCGTCCTCACAAGCATCCATCCGTGAACTTGCCATGTTCGCGAAAATTCGCGATCGACTTTCCTGTGACGATCGGGCGCTGCGACGATACTTTCGGAAAGCAAAGTCATATCCAGAAATCATCAAGGTTCGCGGAGTTGACATCGACCCAGCCAAGTTGGGAAAAAAGCTTCGCGAGTGCGGAGAGACTCCCCTGGCGTTGTGGATCGGCAGGAACGGTAAAAAAACCTACGCGGTTGTGACGAATTTGCCCCAGCAAGCCCCCACTTTCTAG
- the ccoS gene encoding cbb3-type cytochrome oxidase assembly protein CcoS: MSVLFIALPLALLLGAGGTIACIMCIRGGQYDDLESPAVRILIDDEPKPKQSTATKTADTAQPSQDRTR; the protein is encoded by the coding sequence ATGAGTGTTCTGTTCATCGCTCTTCCGTTGGCCCTGTTGTTGGGTGCGGGTGGAACAATCGCCTGCATCATGTGCATCCGCGGTGGCCAATACGACGATTTAGAATCCCCCGCCGTCCGAATTTTGATCGACGACGAGCCCAAACCGAAGCAATCGACGGCCACGAAAACAGCCGACACCGCCCAGCCTTCCCAAGATCGCACACGCTGA
- a CDS encoding DUF4339 domain-containing protein, protein MGVRFACHACGKRLNIKNELAGRQGVCPACSVRFRIPTEDRPQSIAIEEESSGSHPAEVSDEQDPTDVLDSSDQTPSVDVADSSSSASTYAATASGGSTTIERPKVEKNAKPKSEKRPADPATAEPTKPEEILGDSTAVWYVRPPSGGQYGPADGPTMKQWISEGRIADSAMLWRDGWPDWKSAGEILRQLNHKGPTIAAQPAPKPILATPGNAHLVDGRLVDAPADRDKVAILHRGGPLESSKRKRSRKRIAATVALILLLVVLVAALAYVITR, encoded by the coding sequence ATGGGCGTTCGTTTTGCTTGCCATGCGTGTGGGAAGCGACTGAACATCAAGAACGAACTCGCCGGACGTCAGGGTGTTTGCCCAGCGTGCTCGGTCCGCTTTCGCATTCCGACAGAAGACCGCCCGCAGTCAATTGCTATCGAAGAAGAATCATCAGGCAGCCACCCGGCGGAGGTTTCGGACGAGCAAGATCCGACCGACGTGCTTGATTCATCGGACCAGACCCCCAGCGTCGATGTCGCTGACTCATCGTCTTCGGCCAGCACCTATGCGGCAACCGCGTCTGGTGGTTCGACGACCATCGAACGCCCCAAGGTCGAGAAGAACGCGAAACCCAAGTCGGAGAAACGACCGGCTGATCCAGCCACAGCTGAACCAACCAAGCCTGAAGAGATTCTCGGTGATTCAACTGCGGTTTGGTATGTCCGTCCGCCAAGCGGCGGCCAATACGGTCCCGCCGACGGTCCGACGATGAAACAATGGATCTCCGAAGGCCGCATTGCTGATTCGGCAATGTTGTGGCGAGATGGTTGGCCAGATTGGAAATCAGCCGGCGAAATCCTACGTCAGTTGAATCACAAAGGTCCGACGATCGCCGCTCAACCGGCACCCAAGCCCATTCTAGCGACACCCGGCAACGCACACCTCGTCGATGGCAGATTGGTCGACGCCCCTGCTGATCGAGACAAAGTTGCGATCCTTCATCGAGGTGGCCCGCTCGAATCAAGCAAACGCAAGCGGTCTCGAAAACGGATCGCCGCGACCGTTGCATTGATTTTGCTGCTGGTGGTTCTGGTTGCTGCTCTGGCGTACGTCATCACGCGCTGA
- a CDS encoding GTPase, translating into MTSTNETTATRLTGVGLSAVAVIGLRGPRALQCVQDCFTPATNASSSLSAGQVRYGTWKSSDDGPGESIVLTPMTDGSFEIHGHGGEAAVSAILASLTDRGVESVESSTWQKSAPILLSEAEHVLQRCVTSQQAAVALDQTRGQLAQWGQHWLQRIDEVSSSDELSEETESLLAALCKDAQTIAANGERGVRLTEPRRLVLAGPPNVGKSSLMNQIVGFRRSITHDSAGTTRDVLQCDTVIAGVPVRMSDTAGIRETSHLTESSVAIEREGIRRASVAVESADLLLIVCQPSTLIDLQDFRRSLPVSNKTHVVEVLNKADLLSDNAKSIANEIEHQTIASEDDDPGVGKLMKTLAAHLTATLPPRHSPVPICQRQLELTNQLCQTTSLKNAATMLRQLLTGVAS; encoded by the coding sequence ATGACTTCCACCAATGAAACGACCGCAACTCGACTGACGGGCGTGGGGCTTTCAGCCGTTGCCGTGATCGGTCTTCGCGGCCCGCGGGCACTTCAGTGCGTGCAAGATTGTTTCACTCCCGCAACGAATGCTTCATCAAGTTTGTCGGCAGGACAGGTTCGCTACGGAACGTGGAAGAGCAGCGACGACGGTCCCGGAGAATCAATCGTCCTGACCCCAATGACCGATGGCAGCTTTGAGATTCATGGGCATGGAGGAGAGGCCGCGGTCAGTGCCATCCTCGCTTCGCTCACCGATCGCGGTGTTGAATCGGTTGAGTCATCGACTTGGCAAAAATCCGCACCGATCTTGTTGTCCGAAGCGGAACACGTCCTGCAACGCTGTGTGACCAGCCAACAAGCTGCCGTCGCGCTCGATCAAACTCGAGGCCAACTGGCTCAGTGGGGTCAGCATTGGCTTCAGCGTATCGATGAGGTTTCATCTTCGGACGAGTTGTCAGAAGAAACAGAATCTTTGCTCGCAGCACTTTGCAAGGACGCCCAAACGATCGCGGCGAACGGCGAACGTGGAGTCCGCCTAACGGAACCTCGTCGTTTGGTTTTGGCGGGACCACCAAATGTGGGCAAGAGCAGTTTGATGAATCAAATCGTCGGCTTCCGACGCAGCATCACGCATGACTCCGCGGGCACGACTCGAGACGTTTTGCAATGCGACACCGTGATTGCCGGGGTTCCGGTACGAATGAGCGATACCGCAGGCATTCGCGAAACGAGCCACCTGACGGAGTCGAGCGTGGCGATCGAACGAGAGGGGATTCGCCGCGCTTCGGTGGCCGTTGAGTCGGCCGATCTGCTGCTGATTGTGTGTCAACCGTCGACGCTGATTGATTTGCAAGACTTTCGACGATCCCTGCCGGTCTCGAATAAAACCCATGTTGTGGAAGTGCTCAACAAAGCAGACTTGCTGAGCGACAACGCCAAGTCGATCGCTAACGAAATTGAGCATCAAACCATCGCGAGTGAAGATGACGATCCCGGCGTCGGCAAACTAATGAAAACGCTCGCCGCACACCTGACCGCAACACTTCCCCCTCGTCATTCACCGGTTCCAATCTGCCAACGACAGCTCGAACTGACGAATCAACTTTGCCAGACAACGTCATTGAAGAACGCGGCGACTATGTTGCGACAATTGCTAACCGGAGTGGCATCGTGA
- a CDS encoding FixH family protein, translating into MSSQTELKPSVETQQKDERRAKRFYIGLVLLLFAIQATILGTALKLAIGDPALAVVPDYHQAALNWDESYRASLASDRLGWNVDVIVSKVSDSKGQRAISVELHNQQGKTLDDLNVDAVVYRHADAGAFQAVDLPSTGEGRYLGMASMPQQGLWQLEVTVDGAGEPMTLSRTLELED; encoded by the coding sequence ATGTCATCGCAAACCGAACTCAAACCATCCGTGGAAACGCAACAAAAGGATGAGCGTCGTGCCAAACGATTCTACATTGGTTTGGTGCTGTTACTTTTCGCGATCCAAGCAACCATCCTCGGCACCGCGCTCAAACTTGCGATTGGCGATCCGGCTTTGGCCGTGGTCCCGGACTACCATCAGGCAGCATTGAACTGGGATGAGTCTTATCGCGCTTCGCTGGCGTCCGATCGCTTGGGATGGAACGTCGATGTCATCGTTTCAAAAGTCTCAGACTCAAAAGGACAGCGAGCGATCTCTGTCGAATTGCACAACCAGCAAGGGAAAACACTGGACGATCTGAATGTTGACGCGGTCGTTTATCGCCATGCGGATGCGGGTGCGTTTCAGGCGGTTGACTTGCCAAGCACGGGCGAAGGCCGTTACCTCGGAATGGCCTCGATGCCGCAACAAGGACTATGGCAACTCGAAGTGACCGTCGATGGAGCGGGAGAACCGATGACACTTTCTCGCACACTCGAATTGGAAGATTGA
- a CDS encoding heavy metal translocating P-type ATPase encodes MPSNLGASKNEDASSTVETSLPCVHCGEPTEVHRDADPKTVFCCNGCRGAYELIHGWGLESYYGLRDQLAGGGQPIDRDGQATSADSLHERYTVFDRADYLGASQPIEQSDGTMVCELAVHGLHCAACAWLIENVATRTPGWLDARVKMSEHTMRVVFDPKKISLSRIAQPLDRLGYELSPLPEHREDHFRQENHRLLIQIAFAGFCAANAMWIAIALYAGEASDVEAEHWSFLRWMGTGLGLAAVLLPGRTFFQGAWASIKTRTPHMDLPVALGLTVGTVAGVIAAITGQGESYFDSLAVLVFLLLIGRWIQFHQQHRAAKAVDLLLRITPRHTQRILANDQTELVLVDNLRPHDSVRVMAGQSVPVDGVILVGQSSIDQSLLTGESLPVSVQEGDSVSAGTVNLQSPLDIRVTSVGRESRIGQVMQSVEEAAAQKTPIVQLADSIGGYFVVIVTLLAIATFFAWLSDGFGIAASHATSLLIVACPCALALATPLAIAVALGRAAKRKILIRDGSSLQTLASVGTIWFDKTGTLTEGKPRATFVEGDASAIAHAAAIERHCEHPIAIAIQREASRRDSIVPTNAQLGQVHVGGVSGYSDGHAVLVGSLSFMQENHVVITEPVLSACDHCTNQSASPSIIAIDGIASCVLAINDPLKPNVGQFIESLKRRGWRVGILSGDHPQIVAHVSEQLNLDAAKALGGLSPEDKLQHVRDHSSGSTVMVGDGANDAAALAAADVGIAVRGGAEVSLQAAPIYVASDSMTSISDLIGAARRTQALIRTAFAASLSYNLVAVALAMSGRISPLVAAILMPISSVTVLALTLAWPIFREKQS; translated from the coding sequence ATGCCTTCGAATCTCGGTGCGTCGAAGAACGAGGACGCTTCGTCGACCGTCGAAACGTCGCTTCCTTGCGTGCACTGCGGTGAACCAACCGAGGTGCATCGCGATGCCGATCCGAAGACTGTCTTTTGCTGCAATGGTTGTCGTGGTGCCTATGAGCTGATCCATGGCTGGGGCTTGGAAAGCTACTACGGATTGCGAGACCAATTGGCGGGCGGTGGACAGCCAATCGACCGCGACGGCCAAGCAACGTCCGCGGATTCGCTGCACGAGCGATACACCGTCTTTGATCGAGCCGATTACTTGGGTGCATCTCAACCAATCGAGCAATCCGACGGAACGATGGTGTGTGAACTGGCCGTGCATGGACTGCATTGTGCCGCCTGTGCGTGGCTGATTGAAAACGTTGCGACTCGAACGCCAGGTTGGCTGGATGCTCGCGTGAAGATGAGTGAGCACACCATGCGAGTCGTGTTCGATCCTAAGAAAATCTCACTCAGCCGAATCGCGCAACCGCTCGACCGGCTCGGCTATGAACTATCGCCGCTACCCGAACACCGCGAAGATCATTTTCGGCAAGAGAATCATCGACTGCTGATCCAGATTGCTTTCGCAGGGTTTTGCGCCGCCAATGCGATGTGGATTGCGATTGCGTTGTACGCTGGCGAAGCATCTGACGTGGAGGCCGAGCACTGGTCATTTCTCAGATGGATGGGGACCGGGTTGGGATTGGCAGCCGTGCTTTTACCCGGTCGGACGTTTTTCCAAGGTGCTTGGGCCTCGATTAAAACGCGAACGCCGCACATGGACCTTCCCGTTGCATTGGGCCTGACGGTCGGAACCGTCGCGGGCGTCATTGCGGCGATCACGGGGCAGGGCGAGTCCTACTTTGATTCGCTGGCGGTGTTGGTTTTTCTGCTCTTGATTGGACGCTGGATTCAGTTTCATCAACAGCACCGCGCAGCAAAAGCGGTCGATTTGCTGCTTCGAATCACACCTCGTCACACACAACGCATTTTGGCAAACGATCAGACCGAACTCGTGTTGGTCGACAATTTGCGTCCCCACGATTCGGTACGGGTGATGGCGGGACAAAGCGTTCCGGTCGATGGAGTGATCCTTGTTGGCCAATCATCGATCGATCAATCATTGCTGACCGGCGAAAGCTTGCCGGTCTCGGTACAGGAAGGCGATTCCGTTTCCGCTGGAACGGTGAACCTGCAAAGTCCGCTGGACATTCGCGTGACGTCAGTCGGGCGTGAAAGCCGCATTGGACAGGTCATGCAATCGGTGGAAGAGGCGGCGGCGCAGAAGACTCCGATCGTGCAGCTTGCCGATTCGATCGGTGGCTACTTCGTTGTGATCGTCACTTTACTGGCCATCGCGACTTTCTTCGCTTGGCTGAGCGACGGGTTTGGGATCGCTGCTTCGCACGCGACTTCATTGCTCATTGTTGCCTGTCCGTGTGCGTTGGCGTTGGCCACACCGCTGGCAATCGCGGTGGCACTGGGACGAGCAGCCAAGCGGAAGATCTTGATTCGCGACGGATCTTCGCTGCAAACGCTGGCTTCCGTCGGAACAATTTGGTTCGACAAGACTGGCACACTGACCGAAGGCAAACCAAGAGCCACCTTTGTCGAGGGTGATGCTTCAGCGATCGCTCACGCAGCCGCAATCGAACGGCACTGTGAACATCCAATCGCGATTGCAATTCAGAGGGAAGCTAGTCGACGTGATTCAATCGTTCCGACAAATGCTCAACTCGGGCAAGTCCACGTTGGTGGCGTTTCCGGATACAGCGATGGGCACGCGGTTTTAGTTGGCAGCCTTTCATTCATGCAAGAAAACCATGTTGTCATCACCGAACCGGTTCTCTCCGCGTGCGATCACTGCACCAATCAATCTGCCAGTCCCAGTATCATTGCAATCGACGGCATCGCCTCATGCGTGCTCGCGATCAATGACCCGCTCAAACCAAACGTCGGCCAATTCATCGAATCGCTAAAACGCCGAGGTTGGCGAGTTGGAATTCTATCCGGGGACCACCCCCAAATCGTGGCTCATGTTTCCGAACAGTTGAACCTGGACGCCGCGAAGGCACTCGGGGGTTTGTCGCCCGAGGACAAATTGCAACACGTCCGCGATCACTCAAGTGGTTCAACGGTCATGGTTGGCGACGGTGCCAACGATGCCGCGGCACTGGCGGCGGCCGATGTGGGAATCGCGGTTCGCGGTGGCGCCGAAGTCAGTCTACAAGCTGCACCGATTTACGTTGCCTCGGACAGTATGACATCCATTTCAGATCTGATTGGTGCCGCACGGCGAACACAAGCTCTGATACGAACGGCTTTCGCCGCCTCGCTCAGCTACAATTTGGTAGCGGTTGCTTTGGCAATGTCGGGACGAATCAGCCCCCTCGTCGCGGCGATCTTGATGCCGATCAGTTCGGTCACCGTGCTAGCACTCACGCTGGCATGGCCCATTTTTCGCGAAAAACAATCATGA